The DNA sequence CTCAATGACTTCAGGTCTACGAAGTCTAACCTTCCTCTTCGTCTCGGGCGCTGTGGCAGCTGCTGCGTCTGTGGTGCCCGTCGCGGCCGAGGCTCGGCCCTCCGGCTTGGCGCGAAAGCCACTGGTTGAGCGGCGGAGCGTATCGAAGAGGGAAAATCAGGCGGGCGCGCCCGAACGAACCGCGCGTCAGCAAATTGTCCGCGCCAACGAAGGTGCGCGCATGCAGCCTGTGCGTAGCGCCTTTGTGAACGCGATGCAGGTCTTTGCCTGGACCGAGGGGTCGCTGTTCCAGGTCTATGCCAGCCCTGGGCAGATAACGGACATCGTGCTGCAGCCCGGAGAAAAGCTCTTTGGCACAGGTCCCGTCGCCGCCGGCGACACGGCGCGCTGGATCATTGGCGATACGGTGAGCGGCAGCCCCGAGGGCGAGCGGGTGCACATCCTGATCAAACCCACCCGCCCAGACATCGCCACCAATCTGATCATCAACACCGATCGCCGTACCTATCATGTCGAGCTGCGGGCGACATCGCGGACCTATATGGCGTCGGTGAGCTGGACCTATCCGCAGGAGGGGCTTGTCGCCATCAGGGGGAAGGCTGCGGCACCCGGCGCGGCGTCGCAGGTCGCGAGCGACATTGAGCCGGCCAGCCTCTTCTTCGGCTACAAGCTTTCGGGCGATCGGCCGCGCTGGCGCCCTGTTCGGGTCTTCGACGATGGACGCCAGGCCTTTGTCGAATTTCCCCCAAGTGTCGGGCAGGACGTGATGCCGCCGCTCTTCATCCTGGGGCAGAGCGGCGGCGCGGAGCTCGTCAACTATCGGGTCCAGGGACGCTACATGATTGTGGATCGTCTGTTCGACAGGGCGGAGCTGCGCCTGGGAGACAGAAGGGGAGCGCAAAGCGTTCAGATCAGGCGCCGGGAAGCGCGGCGATGAGCGAGGATCAGCAGGGGCCTTCTGCTCCGCCGTCCGCCGCATTCCGGCTGGAGGGGGAGCGGCCCGTTGTCGCCCGCTTGTCCAAGAAGGCGCTGCTGACGATCGCTGCGGTGGCAGGGCTCAGCATCGGCGGGGTACTCGTCTATGCCTTGGCGCCCCGCACCTTGCAATCGCCGCCAGAGCTGCTCGCCGAATCCGGAAGGCCGGGCGCTGCATCGCTTGTGAATGGCCCTCGCGATTATAGCGACGTACCAAAAATCGGGCCGCCGCTCCCGGGTGATCTTGGCCGGCCGATTTTGGCGGCCCAGCAACGAGAGAGGTGGACGGGCGAGGCGACGCCGATGGACCCTTCGGCCTCGCGCTCTCCTGTCGCGCCAGCGTTAGGCCGCCGTGCGGAGGAGCAGGACGCCGCCCGTTCAAGCGGACTTTTTCTTGGCGGAGGGGCGCGTGCGGCACAGGATATTTCGCAACCGGTCGCTTTT is a window from the Sphingobium sp. Cam5-1 genome containing:
- the trbG gene encoding P-type conjugative transfer protein TrbG, encoding MTSGLRSLTFLFVSGAVAAAASVVPVAAEARPSGLARKPLVERRSVSKRENQAGAPERTARQQIVRANEGARMQPVRSAFVNAMQVFAWTEGSLFQVYASPGQITDIVLQPGEKLFGTGPVAAGDTARWIIGDTVSGSPEGERVHILIKPTRPDIATNLIINTDRRTYHVELRATSRTYMASVSWTYPQEGLVAIRGKAAAPGAASQVASDIEPASLFFGYKLSGDRPRWRPVRVFDDGRQAFVEFPPSVGQDVMPPLFILGQSGGAELVNYRVQGRYMIVDRLFDRAELRLGDRRGAQSVQIRRREARR